From the Trypanosoma brucei brucei TREU927 chromosome 6, complete sequence genome, the window CTTTCTTTTGTGTCGTTAAGTGAGATTTGCTGTCTGTGTCGGCGTCTACGCACCCCGATCCTGCTCCCTGTCCTTTGAATAGTGATTGCTTTGCTGGGTCCTcgtcctctccctttttcctcgtAATTGATTTAACGCCGAGTGCAACTGTTAGGCTCCTCAGGCTCGCGCCGCTGTCGCCGCTGGTTGCGCAGGCGCCTTTTTTGTACGAGCGGTGCGGCCCGCCGGTGCCTGCGTTACCTTGAGCTGCTACAATTAGTTCGTACTCTGGAGTTAAGAAGCGCTCATCTTTGAGTAGCTTGATGTTTTCAATTTCTTGGAGTTCTACAACCGCTTTGTCTATGTGTGTGCCGCTGCCTGCTGCTTCGGTGCAGCTGTCGGTCGTTGACGGCCCTCGGGATGTCGGTATAGTGCAGTGCTCGCCTGTGCCGGCGGACAAAAACGTCTGCGTCGTCGTTGCTGGTGTTGCGACCTGCGTATCCACCGCGTCGCGTTCTGCATGGATTAGCGCTTTCGTTTGTGACACCCTTGCTTTCAGCGTCTTCACCAGCTCTGTTATTTGGGCTTCTCCGGCTGCTATTGCTGCCTCTTGCTTCAATTCggcttcttttgtttcggcAGAAAGTGCAATGTACGCCGCTGCCTTCTGAGTGTCTTCTGTACACACTGCCGCGAGGGTCAGTAGGGAATAGTCGTTGCTTAGCGCTGTAGCCCTTGATCGTGCTGTTGACAGTTTCCCTTTAAAGTTAGAGATGAGTTTCTCAAGGTACATTACTTCATGGTAGGGGGAAGTGACTGCTTCTATGGATGTCTCTGCTGCACCCCCAAACATTGCCGGCAGCAACACAACTGTTTGCATTGCTAACAACACCGCCGTCATACTCTGTTTCTATTTTGGCTTTGCTTGAGGTCATTGTGGGCAACGTGCTGCTTTGGAAAAATCAATTGCTTACTGCTTGCTGTACAGGTCGCACACCTGGGCACTACATTGTGATTATTATGTATTTCCATGCTTTTTGCTTGAAATGTATTGGCCTTAGAGTTTAAATTCCAATTGTACACTCTTTTGCAATATTCGAACCCATTTTACATCCCCCTTATCAATCTTTAAATTTTTCAGCCGCGCAACAGCCACACCAGCACTTTTTTCTACTGCATACGAAAAaacttctttctctctctacataaaaaagtgttaaattTCATATGTTTTCACCTCAGGCTAGCAGTTTTCAATCTAGTAGCATAGCTATGACTTTGAACAACAAGATAGCGTTGCCCCTTCCCACGGACACGATTGTTTTTCTGCTTAAGGATTCGATGATCTTGCTTCTAGTTGAGCCGATTGCGTTTAACACTGAGTAATTTGTGGTCATGACGTGCTTTTTTCGCTGGTGTTGCTTTTTAAGTACGGTCCGTTAGTTTTTCACAGGCGGCAACCCTTATGTTAACTACACATCCCTTGTAGGTCTTCGTGTCTATCCCGTACACCAATAGGTAACTTTAGGTGCATCATGAAAAACTTGTTCTATTTCAATTCGGTCCTCTGCAGCCATAAACACGCACCATTTTAAGTGATGTCCGCgtttatattcttttttttactcgcCACACTAATCCACTAGCGCTCCTGGTTTAAAAATAACCCACttgataatattatattgtttactgttattattagcTCTTATTCCTATATCTGATGAGAGGAATACATCGACATTAACTCTCAATAACCTACCATTtacccttcttcttcccaaATGGAGATTACAATTTGCCAACGATTAAACGTTAGACGCTATTATCATGTTTGCTCTTGCATTGAATAATTTTTAAGTGAACTGTTCTGCACAATCTCTTCTTGTTAAAATTTCTGCGCATTACTGTGTTTTGCTTTCAACAATTATTTAGTTTTATAGGTGTTCTTCCGTGGGTTTTCAGCATGGCATACCGACTCAATTTGTCCTGTTCACTAAGCTATCTCTTTCGCCCTCGCTGTTTCCTATATCACCTTGTTGTGTACAATGGTGCCCATCGGTGACTTTTTTAAAACTCCACGCCTGCATCTTtatcctctctttctctctgtgTTTTCTATAATAATATTCCCCTTGGACCCATTCTTTCTCACtaacaacactctcctattattattattattactgctcttattataatattagtatatacacactcataaCACTATCCtatcattactatcattgttattagtgcgattaatattattattataactctaacaaatatatataaaatatgCAACATAACAAAATTGCGAAATTTTATAATAACACTAACTTTTGATAATTTATTAACATTATATTTTACACTCATAGTCAACTAATCATCATAACTTTTTATATCTTTGAGAATATTCACTAATTTTACACTTATGTCTAAAAGTATTAAAATATCTTACATTTCAGCAAATTCTTCAAAAATAGCAAAtatcataaatttcatagaGTAACAATCATCAAAATTCTGGAATGCTAAAATTGAAACGTACTCACAAATAAGGCAGCAGCCATCAGaaccaatttcttatttacaaggAAACTGGATACGGAATTTTGGTTCAACTTTTCCCTGTCCATCAATGAAATAAATCCATCCGAAAACagatttttttccctccgtaGGCTTGCCTGGCGGCTTGGCACATTTCTCTGGATCAGCATACTGGCCACAATTAGGGTCTGCTGTCCCTGCAGCTCCACCTGTTcctgctgtgtttgtctgAGCTTCTCCATCATTGGGTTTGCAGTGGTTTCCTGTTGTAGCTGTGGTGCTATTCCATTTGATGTTAGCTGCTGTGTACGTTGCGTTTGTTATGTAACGGTTGCTGTATGCAGGTGTCGCTGAAGCTTGCTGCCTAATTGGCCTCATGTGTTTCTGCTGAATATCGTTCGACTGCCCCTACCTTGCCTCAAAAGCACAGAGAGGCTGCAGTGAAACTACCACACGACGCTGTAAAAAacgtgttattattatttaattAAAGACGGCAAAAAACGAAAgtaagtttaaaaaaatatatacctCAAAATACAGAGTTGACACTcacaaaagcgaaaaaagtaacaaataAAGGTGACGTTAGGGGTAAAGAATATAGAGGCGAAGATGCCTGCTGCGTTAATAAAGGCTAGCGTTCGCATCAAAATATAGGCGCCGTATcactaaaaaaaactaaactcGAGACGATTCAAtgctaatatatataaaattattagtagagagaagaaaaaaccctaaccctaacccgctaacccgaaacaccgcgAGGTGcgttttgaagaaaaaaggcgccgtcaaaaaaaaaaacgaaaaaccaagaagacaaaaaaaaagtcgcGGGCGGGgcgtaaaaaaaagtcaaattcaaaaaatcataaaattaaaaaaataaaatcatgtaatacaaaaaaaagtgtaaaaaaGAGCCGGTGAAAGACGCGCTAAAAAAAACGCGAATtccaaaaattaaaaaaaagcaaaaaatgaacgaagaaaattgAGGAAAAAACCTTGAAAAAAACACCTAAAAAAATCCTAACCCTAAAAAgttcaaaaaaattaaacgtaaaaaggaaaaaatttttagtttccaaaaaatattttttagaGAATCAGATTTTTtacaaccaacaaaaaattctCGGCTGAatttaggtgttaaaatatatcaaatagcaaaaattttagcgaagaaaaaagttgagGGGGAgctttaaaaaagcaaaaatgcaagtgTAAGAAGGGAAGTTTtaataagaaaagaattgcttcctgtggtgtttgtggttttgcTATCTCCTCCATCTTTCTGCTCTGTCTTTTCTTCTAACTTTTTGGCCTCCTCTTTATTCAATTTGCACTTTGCATCCTTTCCTGTTCCCTCCACTTTGCATGGTGGTTTACAttcatctcctgttcctttcttttcgcaaGTTGTGTCTGTTTCTGTGATCTCAACAACTCCTGGAGTTGTTTGAGGCAGTGGTAAGGTCGTTCCCTCCGTGGCTAGCTTTGCTGCTTCGTACGCATTTCTTGCTGTCAGGGCTAGGTTTTTTAGCTGTTGTCGATAGTGACGAAGAGCTGCAGAAGCTGTTTGGCCAGCTTTTAGCTTTTCGATCGCATccctcattttgttttcccagGTTATTCCCGTCCCGGGTGTCTTTAACTGTGCGACGTAGTTTACACAGTTTTGTTCGCTGGCGCCGTCGCATTGGCTGGCGCTGTACTTTCCAAGGACATATCTTATTTCGTCACCGGTTTCCCCGTTGGGATTCCGGCCCAGCATGCTGTGGAATATTGCTAGTCTGGCCTCGATTAGTTCCCCGGTTAGGGCTGGTGGTTTTGCCGGGGATTTGCAAAGGCTGATGACATGGGTTATCGCCTGCTGACCGGTATTACCGGCGCCGTCTACTTGTGGCGCGGTGGCGCTGCCGCACtcagtggtggtggcggccGCTTTGTTTGTGCAGAGGCAAATCATGTCGTCTAGTAAATTTTTTCCTGCCGCGCTATTACCGTTGCTGGTCGGGCCGCAGCTGTTTCTGCTGCCGCCGAAGTCGCCTTCTGTGTACTTGCTGTCTTTGTCGCCGTATATGGCCGTGAGTATATCTTCTATCGCTTTTGCGTGGCTTTCTGTCGCTGTCTTCTGGGCAGCGTCGtatttttcttgtattgCGTCCGTTTGTTTTATCAGTTGTGTTATTATCGCTTGCGCTGAGGCTTTTTGGGCTTTGTTTGTGAGTTTGGcgtatatttgtttgttttcatctCCATGTTTTGAGTTTATTATCTCTGTTATGTGCTGTTGCCACGCTTTTAGTTTTGCCGCATCGTTCCCTTGCATCAGATCCTTGTATTTTCCATTCGCATCTTTTAGGAAGTCGTCATCTGCTACTGATACATTGAGGTTGTAGATTGGCGTTCTTAGCTCCGAGAAAGTCGCAGATGTTTCTTCGGTTGCTGGCGGGTCGGCCGCGTCTTTTAATGTGAACAAGTTGCATAGAGCGCCGAATTCAACTGCGTGCTGGTTCTTTGCAGCATTTGCATTCCTTAATAGTATACACAGAGCAAGAAATCTAATAATTAACATATTCATacctctttctttatttactgCTATTCGTGGCACTACTTTTGTGTCACTTCAGCTTTGGTTAGGTGGCTGTCTGTGTAGGGTCACAGCTGGATACGTCGCTCAGGTTTTGTGGCGTTGGTTAAAAAAAGGCAGTAACAGATTTTTTGGCCAAGTGATATTACAAATTTTTTCCGCGCCTACACGAGATTATCAcatctttattttgttctgcCGCTTCTTACAATTCATTCGCCTAAAACAAATTCTTATCTCTTACCGTATAGACACAAATTCTATCATATTATATTCAACATCTTCTCACATTCCGCATAAGTTGCAATTTTCTCCAAATATTCGGAAAAAACTGCCTTCCTTCAATCATTTATACCAAATAAGATTTTTCACAATCAACTTCGCTTCCTTTTTACATGAAATAGGCTACCCTGGAAACGAATTAATAAAGCGTTTCCAATCACCACACTATTGGGAAGAGTAAAAAATCTCTCTTCATAATCGAATCCAGTCATTCCACCTCCTCAAAACAGATCTCTGCCcaacattttcttcttcgatTGCACTCCAAATGAGAAAATGTTTGTAAATGCTTTGCTCTGCCAACTATTCCTCACTTCCTCTCAGCAATTCTCCCAAtgcatattcaaatttcttAACTGCCATACTTTTGCTATTAAACAACCACCATTAAGGTAATATTTTACACTAGGAGGTGATTTCAGTAAATGAGGTAATTttctatctttcttttcttttctgtagcCAACATTAAAAAGCCAATAACATCTCTGCATATGCTTCTTGTGATCTGAGTTCATAAGCAAATCCAACTGAGAAGCATAACATTCTGATGTTGTTATGAATAAAATAGGGGAAATatgcttctcttttactaTATCTTCTCCACTAAATTTATCTTCATTATCAGCAGTATTTTGTGTAAAATATTTACTGCACTCTCATACTTCTCTTTCCatcagaaacaataacatcagacccatccaaatgaattacaatatcctcatcacttgcattatGTCTCTCTAAAATTTTCATAGCCCATCTAGGCCTTTTGACGTGACTATACAAACCTTCCATTGCAATTGTAATATTTTCAACATGACTTGATTTGGCGCTCAATATAAATCAGCCTACACTGTTCTTGAGTTGTATGAGTTTGTACAACAGCCAGAAGCACTTTGGGCTTCTTATGATCGTTAtgtattatatatttttcttattttttgctATTGTATCTTGTGTGAGTGATATTTAACTTAAACAGGTCAAGTATAATGGCAACAGTAATAGTCATGCTATAAAGGTaacaaattttattttttaatccACTTTTCAGAATAAATAGGGTTATtagaaaaaattgaaaatcTCGAGAATATGGGAAATTCTATCACAAGGtatattttaattttcgAAATTTTTACAAGTTTAATTACAAAATATACAGCTCTTTATCTAAATTTAAAACATCAATATTATGAGTTTCAGTGGTTTTTATTGCTGTTGGTGACGTATAAGCTCCAGCGGTATGTCTACTGCACTTCATCTTACCATCATTTTACTTCTAACATATTTCTGTGCATAATGCCTATCATCATAACTGTGTTTGAATGTGAGCATGCTCAAATTACATTCTTCTACCTTTCTTtgtacttttcttttaataatattcttcTTGTCCTTTCTCATTAATCTCATATTCACACTGAAACCTCCCCATCTTTTTTATTGCTTCTGTATCTTCCATTCATTTAGtaaccaccaccgccgtcAAAAATACTTGTACATTTACACTCACAGCTCCTTCCTAtcattcttattttttttccacattttttaaattaaaaCCCCAACTAATATCCATAAGATAAACATAATAAAAAATAGACCGAATGATAATAGCACGcatttttcataccctatCACTCTACTACTTTACACTCACAGACAATAATCATACACAGTTTACTATAATTTCATCTCTTTTAGATTTTATAAAGTTTAGCAAATTctcaaaaaaattttcatacTTTTCATGTGGCTGAGCAAAAATCATCATAATTTTAAAATGCTAAAGTTCTACCAAACTCATAAAGACAGCAGAAGTCAGAGcatatttcttatttataaTAAAACTGAAAGAGCGGAATTAACTTCCTCTTTATCACTCTCACTGtcacctccctttttccaGCCACAATGCTTTTTGCCATTCTTGTTTGCATCCTCACAAGCTTGTTGGGTTAAAAGTTTGCTGCAGTCAggttttccatcttttccttctgtttcttggtttgcttttttcgcttcttttttggCTTCCTTgctcaatgtgcacttttcacCATCTTTGCCGTCTTTGTTAAAAACGCATTCCTTATCCTTAAGTTCCTTACATTTGTCTTTGTCATTTCCTGCTGCATTGCATACTTTCTCCTTGTCTTCTgttggttgttgttgctttggcTTTTGTGCCTCTTCTAGTTGCTTTTTCAAGGACTGCATATTCTTAAGGAGCTCTACATCATAGTAGTATTGTAGTTTCTCCAGTTGCTCTATGTCCTCTATTTCCCCTAACATCTTGTCCGCATGTAATCCTGCCGTTTTGGCGGGTATTTTTTCGCGGCTTATAGCATCTTCtgtttctcttattttctctGGCGTGTCATCTTCAAAAATCTTTTTTATCTCGGCGCTGATTTTGGTCGGGTCGGCTATACTTCCGTCATCTAAATTGATTGCCAATAAACATTTCAGCTCGCCTCGTTCAGACGGCTTGCCTGTTTGGTTAATGAAGCCGGTATTGCTGGCGCTTTTTAGATTCGTGATTTGTTCATGTGCATCCTTCCacggttttgttttgtcgtcCCCCGTGTGTGTTAGGTCAGTTTTGCCAGTAAAGCTGCTTATACCAGCGTTAGTCGCTAGCTTCAGATAGTCGGCCATTGCAGTTGGGGTCCCATCCGGGCTAGTTTGTGCCCATCCGTTTGTGTTGTGGTATAGGAGGATGTTGCAGTgtcctgttgctgctgctggcgcgatgttgttgccgctgttTGCGCCGTGTAGTAGGGTTTCGTAGCCGTTGCGTGTCACTAGTTTTGCGCTGTAAGGCGCCGCTGTCGGATCGGGGGCCGCGAGTCTGCAGAGTTTGTCGCCTAAGTTGTCTTGCTGCCGGGCAGCTGCAGTGTCTGCGTTTTTTCCTTGCAGCAGGCAGATGTTGTTCGTTCCGTTGACACTGTCAAGTAGTGCCATGAAATCGTCGATGCGTCCTTTCAGATAACTAGTGCTAGAAATTTCCGCCACGTGGCTTCCAACTATGGTAGATTCATATCGATTTAAGGATCCTGCCGCCTGTGTGGCGTAGTAAGCTTTTAACGTTATGGCTTTCCTAGCCAACGAGTTGTATTGGTTTTTTGCGGCATAAATGCTTGCCCGTGCATTCGCTTTCTATAGTGTTTGGATGTGGTTTAGCATTTGTTTGGTCTCGTGATGGACGCCGCCTGTTACCTGACCTAATTCTGTTAGTACTGCGCATATTGGTTCCCATGCTGTGTTTGATAGTCAACCGTGCCCCGCATCTTCCGattgtttgcttgtgtgtgttaaAAAACAGAGGAATACGCACACCAATGCATCGCGTCTTGTCTTTCCTTGCGAAATCTTGATCATTTGCAACGTAGCTACGTCGTTTTGTTGCCGCTTCTGGTTGTCCTAAGAGGTCTGTAATGTCCAGGATTGTCGGTTGGTGCCTAAGTCTGTGTAGAAGTGTAGTTGTGGATGAGTTTGTAGTTATTTTGTAAATATAGTAAGGCActgtatttattttgctttatttatgtatgtgttttgTATAAGGCACCacaaagcagaaaaattCAACCAGTAGGAGACGGGCGCAGGAGCTGAATTTTTTCTTATGCCATATCCGCTCTTACAGTTACATTGAAACGTTTCAGCGCTGTTGTTACTTTATTAGAGCTGTCTGATTTTGTCATTTTTGAGCTAAAATCATTACCTAttgtttgttgtgttgttgcgCTTGCTCCGTGTGATCAGGTTATTTATTGACAACATCCGCGTCGGGATTATAACCGAACTCCTCTATAGATATTTTATtccatgtttttgtttctttatgGAACgtagaggggaagaaaagggataaaGATGTTGGGTTcttattgcttttttgtgattccaaaaaaaaaagcgcacAGTTAAACTGAAAAATATTACTCTTAAACGCAACAAACATCGATAAATATCTGCATATAAAAAACTTTAAATTTATGGCTTTCACTATTTTTTAGGGTATGCTAATGCACAATATTGGCCTCGGTTAGAAATACCCTCGCAgggttgttttttgtcacaGATAtggttttttcttttcatttgcaTTCGGGCCGCTTTTAGACTATTTGTATCATTTAGGGCCTAGTAAACTTTTCCCTGTCCCCATCGTCGTCGACCATATGAGTTTTCTCATACCAGCAATTAATCAAGGATAGTTTTTGATTTTAACATCAAGGAGCTGTCGTGTCAACGAAGTTAATGTGTCGCCGTGACGTTTGTAAGGGATTTGAAATGTGACTCATGTGATCTCTTCTGATTCATAGAAATCTGACGCTGGTTCATATACGCAGTATTTTAATAAGTATCGTAGTTTAaatcctccttttttgtacACGGTAATCTATTAGTATTCATCATTTTAAAATTCTTCTTCGAATAATCTCATATTTCTGCACAAATTTTGACAATTATTACTGTGTTTGATGAGAATACGACTCAACATTACCTTACACTTACCGAATCCCCTTTTGCTCCTGCTGTTTCCTATTTGGCCGGTTCTTCTTCATAGGTAGACGTTAGAATATGCTAATAGATTTTAAACTTGAGTCACATTCATCTCCGCGATAGTATCGACAAGCCTTTGTGTGAAATACAGATACTCATctcttcctttattatttttcccttCGCCGAGCTGTTACACATTCTGCTTTTTCATTCTGCATTTTCTGTTTATTTCTACTatcattgcttatttttATGACTGAAAATCCCATATGTCCTGTACGCTGGactttgccttttcctcaTTGTCCCCTCCATCATTTCCTTGTGTATGGTCACGGACCTTGTCATATTTGCGGATGAAACTGCGTatattctcttcccctctttacCTCACTTACCCCCACTGCACTCCTGTCACTCTATTATGTGTAACTATTTTTTTCAGTCATTCACTCAGCAATACTACTTTTCTTACAATATTCTTATACACagactcacaacactctcctattattattattattattattattattattattattattattattattataacctTACCTAatatcaataaaataaacaaaaaaataaataaagaaaattaCAATAGCATCCATTTTTCGTACCATAGAACCACAGTAATATGCAACAATATGTCGGTTTTATACCACAATTATATATTTAGATTTTTAAAAGGTTTTACAAAgtttttaaatatatcaaGTGTCAAAAATGTTAGAAATTACCTAAAAACATtaagttttttaaattttattaaatgaagaaaaatattataaaaaattaattatgaaaaaaatccaggaaaaagaggagcctTGGTTACAACCGAATTGTTTCCGGTGGTTTTTGTGGCTGTCACACTTTCTTTTGCTCCATCTGCTTGTTTTGACTTGTAAGTTTTATCCACTACGCACTTTGCCTTCTCACCTGTTCCCTCCCACTTACAACCATCTTTGCAGttatcttctttccctttcttttcgcaaGTTTCGGTTGTATCAGTGAATTTTGATGCCCCTTCCTCGCCTTTCTCACAGCCACCACTGCTAGTAGCTGCTTTTAAGGCTATGAGCAGCTGTCGGTTTGTTATGTGTTGTACTAGTAGGCTTTTTTCGATGTCAGCGGCTGCACTTTTGACGTCTATATTTGTTAGCTTGGCTGATGTTTCCTCTACTTTTTGTGCTTTAGTTTGTGTTAGTTTTTCCCTCAGCTTGTTGACGATGGGCGTTTTGTTgtcggctgctgctttgaaGGTGTCTGTTGCGCCGCTGTCGCCAGTAGTTATCTTTGTGCCACTGCGTGCTTGTATTGCTTCCTTGAGTACGTCTGCGCTGTTCGCAGGGTCAGGGGCGTAATTTATGACGTCACCTGTCGTCTGGCCGCATTTGGATTCTGGTATGTTGACTACTTTTCCGTATTTTACGTACAGTTTTTCGATGTTTGTCTGCggcgttgttttttcccaGTTCGTCCCAAGGTTGTTAAgtgcttttttgttattgcagCGTTCCCGGCTGCCGTGTGTGCCGTAAGCGTTAGCATGCCGTAGAAAGCATCGTGCGCTGCAGTGGCCGAAGTTTGGAACAGCTTTGATGCGTCGTTGTTGCCTGCCGCCAGCAAGCTGCATTTGGTTTCCGATGGCCCGTGCTGCGTGCCACCATCTCCGGCTGTTAATTTTAGTAGTCCTGTGGGCGACAGGTTCGGCGAGTCTGAGTGGTCCGACGGTGTGATGCCCGACAGAGCCATGGGTGGGCAGCCGTAGCGAGCGGCCGCATTCCCTTGCGCGCCTGCCGAGCTTTCGGCGATGCATCGGCCATCTCCGCTGCCGCCGTCCGTTTTAATTAGGAGATCCACTAGCTCTCCGACCGCGCCCGATGCCCTGCCTGCATTGCTGCTCGCGAGGAGAGCCGCGCTAAGGCTTCCGTCAAGGTCGCTAAGCGCTTGACGTCGGCACTCTGACGCTTTAGTCGCTGCCGTCGCAAATACAGTGCTGAGGTTGACGTcttctgttgctgccgctgctgaagCCCCTGCTGTCAGAGCCTGCTGTTTCtacagagcaacgccacctaCCTTGTCCAGTGCTGCAACAGCACCGCATACGTCTGTTATTGTCTCTGCTGCGAACGGTTTCGCTGAGCCTTCGCTGTTTGTTGATAAGTGCAAAATTGCTAGAACAATTGCTAACAAGTTTCGCCAGTACATGTTTGTCCTTACGCTTTTGTTTCTGCTTCCGATCGAATAACAGCTGGTGTGGCCGTTTGGTATCTCACGCCCGTGCGGTCCACCTACGCTGGCGATGTTTTGATACCTGGTGGTATCACTATTGCCTCAATAATAGGGTTTAGAGACcggtttctgtttgttttgtgtgacTAGAACTGTGTAAAGGTGCTCTTAGCGTTTTCTGTAAAAAGCAGATGGGCGGTTACCTTTGTTCGATTATACTGTGGTGCTAAGCCgcttgttgttttaccaCCGCCTGAATACTGCTAGACGTCTAAGGCGCAGGGTTTGAGTTATTCCTCATAGGTTCTCAAAATGCTACCCAaatcacaaaagcagaatCCGTACTCAGAACTAACTTCTTATTGATGAGAAAATTACCATTTTGATATTTAACTTTGTCTTTCCCCTCTTAGCTATCTTTGCCCTTTCTCCATGCAAATTTTGTTTatcgcctgttttgtcattttcacaagccTCCTTATTGGCTCCATTCCTTGCACATCCAGttgctccttctcctcctgaAGCCCCATATTCTGTTCCTGCTTCATTTTTCTGAGTTGTAACATTACTTTCATCTACTTTAAAGGTGCCAGGTTTTTCATCAGTACCTTCTCATTTGCACTTTTCTGCGTTTTCGCATGcggttttattgtttttgtgctgttcgcattctttttttctgcgtTAGAAATTTCCACGTGTTTTCTTCGTGCTTCTAGAGTGGCATGACGACAGCTGTAAAGAGCTTCTGTGTACAGCGCTCCCATTACACCGGCAAGAGATATGAGCCGagactgttgttgttgtttctttgctg encodes:
- a CDS encoding variant surface glycoprotein (VSG), putative; the encoded protein is MNMLIIRFLALCILLRNANAAKNQHAVEFGALCNLFTLKDAADPPATEETSATFSELRTPIYNLNVSVADDDFLKDANGKYKDLMQGNDAAKLKAWQQHITEIINSKHGDENKQIYAKLTNKAQKASAQAIITQLIKQTDAIQEKYDAAQKTATESHAKAIEDILTAIYGDKDSKYTEGDFGGSRNSCGPTSNGNSAAGKNLLDDMICLCTNKAAATTTECGSATAPQVDGAGNTGQQAITHVISLCKSPAKPPALTGELIEARLAIFHSMLGRNPNGETGDEIRYVLGKYSASQCDGASEQNCVNYVAQLKTPGTGITWENKMRDAIEKLKAGQTASAALRHYRQQLKNLALTARNAYEAAKLATEGTTLPLPQTTPGVVEITETDTTCEKKGTGDECKPPCKVEGTGKDAKCKLNKEEAKKLEEKTEQKDGGDSKTTNTTGSNSFLIKTSLLTLAFLLF
- a CDS encoding variant surface glycoprotein (VSG, atypical), putative codes for the protein MTAVLLAMQTVVLLPAMFGGAAETSIEAVTSPYHEVMYLEKLISNFKGKLSTARSRATALSNDYSLLTLAAVCTEDTQKAAAYIALSAETKEAELKQEAAIAAGEAQITELVKTLKARVSQTKALIHAERDAVDTQVATPATTTQTFLSAGTGEHCTIPTSRGPSTTDSCTEAAGSGTHIDKAVVELQEIENIKLLKDERFLTPEYELIVAAQGNAGTGGPHRSYKKGACATSGDSGASLRSLTVALGVKSITRKKGEDEDPAKQSLFKGQGAGSGCVDADTDSKSHLTTQKKVANAICRHRGADIKLYERPLLKSKTTLANEGNLRALAQLLATGKVNTKEEATSQTEAVKALLPAGESTLTADLVDPLATEEITYDNDNNPVKTTIKDTNKPGKFATTLAFSYSRRQRKKSAITAQKEVSDTKKEKCKEDTEKSKYIADTDCEHKDGKCKLKEGVNMENDGKTTNTTGNNSFVISKVPTFLAFLLL